Below is a genomic region from Besnoitia besnoiti strain Bb-Ger1 chromosome Unknown contig00154, whole genome shotgun sequence.
acatatataaaatctacagtacgattgagatttgttacgtgacgagcggtgtgttttaagactagtttacatgcgctcattttaatatgtagttatttaacgaagttctattgtgctagcatggtttcgagaacacaccaaatttccatgagtctattccgggcacacctcgtcttttatcggtgtgctctcaatctaaattcatcttataactttggtttcttagttgcaattacctttgtactccaaataattacaggtatcactttagcgttccgatatacttctgaagcatcttgtgcatttgctagtgttcaacatctagttagagaggtagcagcaggatgggaatttaggatgttgcatgcaacaactgcttctttcgtcttcttgtgtatcttaatacacatgtctcgaggtatgtataactccagctatagttatttaactactgcttggatgtctggtttagttttatatctacttactatagccactgctttcctcggttatgtactaccatggggacagatgagtttctggggtgctacagtcattactaatctcctttctccaataccatatttagtaccttggttactcggtggatactatgtatctgatgtaacattaaaacgattctttgtattgcactttatattaccttttgtaggttgcattctaattgtattacacatcttctatttacatttaaatggttctagtaaccctgcaggtattgattccgcacttaaagtagccttctatcctcatatgttaatgaccgatgctaaatgtctatcctatctaattggtttaattttcttacaaacggcttttggtttgattgaattatcgcacccagataactccataccagtgaaccggtttgtaactccgcttcatatcgtacctgaatggtactttttagcatattatgcggtgttaaaagtaatcccatccaaaaccggtggtttgttagtatttatgttatcaacatgtcaatgaaatatcaacaacgatgaaacttatttggttaacataacaacatagaaggtaaagctggattacgttcaaactttacactggatacgtttcaatgttaacttactaaataccatgggagcgaagagaatctaatatgtaactccgttcatggaaatcaaaagagctttcacgctatctctagtgcctgtcgagtcgctcaaggaagatttgatcctgtatatgatttaagggatgtaaaggtgctcagggtctaaccgtcgggccatctggatcctcatattcaaagataattctatttaagaaagttttagataaacgacatgtgaagagtcggaccaactttcacgcacgacgataattacccgacaaggatttacctacctttggaccgtcataatacagccgccgtttacattttactgcaccgggcagggattatatactatacctctacagtggtattagcagtatctagtgttgatgtacaacagacgctctccttgttccactacctaaccataatctattgttccagatattaaggaatgtacgcttcatataactacacaacgttatgccaagaaggataccagattaccctgattatctttgttatattaatacatggtgttcaattggttctatatccacaatagttatcatcttaaactatgctctgctaatgcacttaacatgatggtcatgaaaagcacaagagaacttggatccggtaaacaaagaccttcaagatctaaaccagtagtccaactcgtagtatatactcccagaaaaaggtagtttatatcaacctaggaatcccattttagtaagtgtaacatggagtctagcttcagttgttatctgattggtattgcatgcctggtgacttagaatatgattcttattaacgggagcacagttccctggtatccaatccagtgctctgccttggcattgaaactaacccacagttcaaccctgtattataaaaatccagtagactcatgtccttgtcgtttatataaaatctattaatgcttgtcaagttccttgtatctagttagctcactgcgtacttaggatcagaccaaaagagttcactaatggtactagaaaataggagatcgcgttagttcttgggaaaacgacttccgaaccaccaatatatattggtacaaagaagttaccatatcctccgtacaaagcaggcattaagaacataaagatcatagctaggccatgtatcgttattatcacattataagtagctatcgtctctgtacaaatgatccgcgatccagaactgtataactcaaatcgaataaacaaagacattatagttcctagaatactgaagatgactccggttatgagatacagacaaccaagttctttatgattgcagtacaccaccaccccactggactgcttaagacagctaaaagtgttggatttcaatatcacggtaatcatgtttgcttggaagctgtagtcattataactattgatttagtataagcatagaaccaatccggtagtaaagatatacgatagtagctaatctaccatataagatataagtcgcttgtggaatagcactaccaataataatcaagaagatcatactgtatacccaaataattacccatccactgactacatttcgagtcataaaatgttgtcgtatcaacattcgagtattcaaagctcgaatttcagataaaagagctaagttaatgagagaggacataaatactaacaaaccaccggttttggatgggattacttttaacaccgcataatatgctaaaaagtaccattcaggtacgatatgaagcggagttacaaaaCCGGtttcactggtatggagttatctgggtgcgataattcgacatagctgtgatgttaaggagcatagagatgctacacgccttaattgtactgcattgatataattatcgtacaagcactcatgctagttattgagagacactcacgagcccaaaaccataacttcgtaatctcaatggtttgtgatagaaccataacacaatgatctttacacagttcaaccctgtattataaaatccagtagactcatgtccttgtcgtttatataaatctattaatgcttgtcaagttccttgtatctagttagctcactgcgtacttaggatcagaccaaaagagttcactaatggtactagaaaataggagatcgcgttagttcttgggaaaacgacttccgaaccaccaaatatatattggtacaaagaagttaccatatcctccgtacaaagcaggcattaagaacataaagatcatagctaggccatgtatcgttattatcacattataagtagctatcgtctctgtacaaatgatccgcgatccagaactgtataactcaaatcgaataaacaaagacattatagttcctagaatactgaagatgactccggttatgagatacagacaaccaagttctttatgattgcagtacaccaccaccccactggactgcttaagacagctaaaagtgttggatttcaatatcacggtaatcatgtttgcttggaagctgtttcattataactattgatttagtatacatagaaccaatccggtagtaagatatacgatgTAGCTAATCACCATATaatataagtcgcttgtggaatacactaccaataataaatcaagaagatcatactgtatacccaaataattacaggtatcactttagcgttccgatatacttctgaagcatcttgtgcatttgctagtgttcaacatctagttagagaggtagcagcaggatgggaatttaggatgttgcatgcaacaactgcttctttcgtcttcttgtgtatcttaatacacatgtctcgaggtatgtataactccagctatagttatttaactactgcttggatgtctggtttagttttatatctacttactatagccactgctttcctcggttatgtactaccatggggacagatgagtttctggggtgctacagtcattactaatctcctttctccaataccatatttagtaccttggttactcggtggatactatgtatctgatgtaacattaaaacgattctttgtattgcactttatattaccttttgtaggttgcattctaattgtattacacatcttctatttacatttaaatggttctagtaaccctgcaggtattgattccgcacttaaagtagccttctatcctcatatgttaatgaccgatgctaaatgtctatcctatctaattggtttaattttcttacaaacggcttttggtttgattgaattatcgcacccagataactccataccagtgaaccggtttgtaactccgcttcatatcgtacctgaatggtactttttagcatattatgcggtgttaaagTAAGTGCGTCCTCCGTTCGGTAAAAGTCCATGTTTATctctctctcattaacttagctcttttatctgaaattcgagctttgaatactcgaatgttgatacgacaacattttatgactcgaaatgtagtcagtggatgggtaattatttgggtatacagtatgatcttcttgattattattggtagtgctattccacaagcgacttatatcttatatggtagattagctactatcgtatatcttactaccggattggttctatgcttatactaaatcaatagttataatgactacagcttccaagcaaacatgattaccgtgatattgaaatccaacacttttagctgtcttaagcagtccagtggggtggtggtgtactgcaatcataaagaacttggttgtctgtatctcataaccggagtcatcttcagtattctaggaactataatgtctttgtttattcgatttgagtgaacacataagatcatcgaatttaacggtatgctcctgaaagtaacggtacaagctgtaaacaaaggactccttaacttaaactgaggagtcaagtaggtacaaaccgtacaagga
It encodes:
- a CDS encoding cytochrome b (encoded by transcript BESB_029630) produces the protein MSLFRAHLVFYRCALNLNSSYNFGFLVAITFVLQIITGITLAFRYTSEASCAFASVQHLVREVAAGWEFRMLHATTASFVFLCILIHMSRGMYNSSYSYLTTAWMSGLVLYLLTIATAFLGYVLPWGQMSFWGATVITNLLSPIPYLVPWLLGGYYVSDVTLKRFFVLHFILPFVGCILIVLHIFYLHLNGSSNPAGIDSALKVAFYPHMLMTDAKCLSYLIGLIFLQTAFGLIELSHPDNSIPVNRFVTPLHIVPEWYFLAYYAVLKVIPSKTGGLLVFMLSTCQ
- a CDS encoding cytochrome b (encoded by transcript BESB_029640); the encoded protein is MIAVHHHPTGLLKTAKSVGFQYHGITLAFRYTSEASCAFASVQHLVREVAAGWEFRMLHATTASFVFLCILIHMSRGMYNSSYSYLTTAWMSGLVLYLLTIATAFLGYVLPWGQMSFWGATVITNLLSPIPYLVPWLLGGYYVSDVTLKRFFVLHFILPFVGCILIVLHIFYLHLNGSSNPAGIDSALKVAFYPHMLMTDAKCLSYLIGLIFLQTAFGLIELSHPDNSIPVNRFVTPLHIVPEWYFLAYYAVLK